A window of the Bacteroidales bacterium genome harbors these coding sequences:
- a CDS encoding glycosyl hydrolase 53 family protein yields MILRNKTLYLLYIGIILICVNTSLHAQQFYFGADLSYVNEMEDCGAIYLENGFPEDPYQLFADHDCNLVRLRLWHTPDWYDNLNSGVRYSDFQDVKKSIHRARERGLHVLLDFHLSDNWADPGKQRVPDAWLAVVDNLPVLTDSLYNYISHTLLDLDQEGFLPELVQIGNETNKGILLSPEDDNAGWVLDWDRNSQLFNAAFQAVRDVETQTGKSILSAIHIADPADAAWLVPDFLSHGVTGFDIIGISYYWQYHKPVTIAQTGGIIANLIADFPAYRVMIFETGVIWTTQGTDNANNVLSTVDPSYTPASPENQKQWMIDLTQEVIDRGGSGVIYWEPAWVSSDCYTQWGKGSHYENAAFFDFDNHLIDDGGIGFFQHDYENLSARSPIAVDHGLEISFDSNQRKVVLKFRKSAPDGSYTAMIIDQAGRGIFSKVLEKHGAVPSQQTVDIPVLSPGFYVIAVWKQNTIVAREKVMIQ; encoded by the coding sequence ATGATTTTGAGAAACAAAACCCTTTATCTTTTATACATCGGTATAATCCTGATCTGCGTAAATACAAGCCTTCATGCTCAGCAGTTCTATTTTGGCGCCGACCTTTCCTATGTGAACGAGATGGAAGACTGCGGTGCCATTTACCTCGAAAATGGCTTTCCAGAGGATCCATACCAGCTCTTTGCGGATCATGACTGCAATCTGGTAAGGCTCCGGCTCTGGCACACACCTGACTGGTATGATAACCTGAACAGCGGGGTACGGTATTCAGATTTTCAGGATGTCAAAAAGAGCATTCACCGTGCCAGAGAAAGAGGCCTGCATGTTTTGCTGGATTTCCACCTGTCGGATAACTGGGCCGATCCTGGCAAGCAGCGTGTTCCGGATGCCTGGCTGGCTGTGGTGGATAATCTCCCGGTGCTGACAGATTCATTATACAATTATATATCGCATACGCTTCTCGACCTTGACCAGGAGGGGTTTTTACCTGAACTGGTACAGATCGGCAATGAAACTAACAAAGGGATCCTGCTTTCACCGGAAGACGATAATGCTGGATGGGTGCTGGACTGGGATCGTAACAGCCAGTTGTTCAACGCCGCTTTCCAGGCAGTCAGGGATGTGGAAACGCAGACCGGGAAAAGCATCCTGTCTGCCATTCATATCGCTGACCCTGCTGATGCTGCCTGGTTGGTTCCTGACTTCCTATCCCACGGCGTAACCGGCTTCGACATCATCGGGATCTCCTATTACTGGCAGTACCATAAGCCTGTGACCATTGCTCAGACAGGTGGCATCATCGCTAATCTGATCGCTGATTTTCCAGCCTACCGGGTGATGATCTTTGAAACTGGAGTTATTTGGACAACTCAGGGCACCGACAATGCGAACAATGTACTCAGTACCGTTGATCCGTCCTATACTCCTGCCAGTCCTGAGAACCAGAAGCAATGGATGATCGATCTGACACAGGAGGTGATCGACAGGGGCGGGAGCGGAGTGATCTACTGGGAGCCGGCCTGGGTGTCGTCCGATTGCTACACGCAGTGGGGAAAGGGGTCGCATTATGAGAACGCTGCTTTTTTTGATTTTGATAACCACCTGATCGACGATGGAGGAATCGGCTTTTTTCAGCACGATTATGAGAATCTTTCTGCCCGGAGTCCGATCGCGGTGGACCACGGGCTCGAAATTTCGTTTGACAGCAACCAGCGGAAGGTGGTTCTGAAATTCAGGAAAAGTGCCCCGGATGGAAGCTATACTGCGATGATCATTGATCAGGCGGGCAGAGGGATCTTTTCTAAGGTACTGGAAAAACATGGCGCCGTGCCATCGCAACAGACCGTTGATATTCCTGTCCTGTCTCCCGGATTCTATGTCATTGCTGTGTGGAAACAGAATACGATTGTTGCCAGGGAGAAGGTGATGATACAATAA
- a CDS encoding FISUMP domain-containing protein — translation MKKSLLLIPLMTVVGASYTTRLPATHSRSTYSGTRAEFLFEPKASPPECIYTLYGDANGDEQVNLLDIITTVNYIMGESPDPFDPEAADANGDGLINILDIIGIVNIIMETPGAPCPGIPTVSYGGQIYETVQIGDQCWFRENLSIGTLTTGTIEQSNNGIIEKYCYDNDPVHCNLYGGLYQWSEAMNYQSAEGSRGICPAGWHVPREAEFVLLADFLGGQDVAGGTMKEVGTTHWNPPNTGATNESGFTGLPGGYRLNTTGNFTDLGKFGILWSSSFFDAMDGFDRYMSYTSDDLTRTHTSKANGYSVRCLKDCEPQPSQSDAGPDQLDLQDTYTTLSGNVPDCGTGVWKIISGTGGILADTLNPVSGFQGLEFHEYALTWTISTICGSSTDTVFVSFSEVPGLPCPGLPTVTYAGRTYNTVRIGNQCWLKENLDIGTLVPGTIEQSNNGIIEKYCYNNDTALCSIYGGLYQWDEAMQYVVAEGTQGICPLGWHIPTNHEWSVLEAHADSQYPFGDPEWDKDWWRGLDAGGQLKDTTGLWSEPNTGATNKYGFTALPAGIRDQITGLFDEMDSSAYFWTSTRTEMEFIILRLLDFQHSNILRYSYSYEHPGHSIRCIRGCWPPPSQADAGLDQNDVPGTFTTLTGNTPAYGTGVWLLINGTGGTILDTLNPASGFLGQIDSTYVLTWTISNDCGSSVDTVQVNFVFNCGDPLTDSRDGQSYATVLVGTQCWMAENLNIGIRMNSTTGGYQQTDNDTIEKYCYNNDPAQCMVYGALYEWPEAMNYVTQEGTQGICPPNWHIPTDTEWKILTGTVDTEFPAGDPEWNKTGWCGSDAGGNLKETGFVHWDDPNTGATNSSGFTGLPGGYRSIYDGDFEERNTLGTFWSSSQENEINAWSRYLHYNDARISRFLCDKVDAFSVRCLKDD, via the coding sequence ATGAAAAAATCACTACTTCTCATTCCCCTTATGACAGTAGTAGGTGCCTCATATACCACCCGGCTTCCTGCAACACATTCAAGGTCAACCTACTCAGGTACCAGGGCAGAATTCCTGTTTGAACCGAAGGCCAGTCCTCCTGAATGTATCTATACCCTTTATGGGGATGCCAACGGGGATGAACAGGTTAATTTACTGGATATTATCACGACCGTCAACTATATCATGGGTGAAAGTCCGGATCCCTTCGACCCGGAAGCAGCGGATGCAAACGGGGATGGGCTCATCAATATTCTGGACATCATCGGCATTGTCAATATCATCATGGAAACCCCGGGCGCTCCGTGCCCGGGCATTCCTACTGTTTCGTACGGGGGACAGATCTATGAAACCGTGCAGATAGGCGATCAGTGCTGGTTCAGGGAGAATCTGAGTATCGGCACGTTGACCACCGGAACAATCGAACAATCGAACAATGGCATCATTGAGAAGTACTGTTATGACAATGATCCCGTTCACTGCAACCTGTACGGAGGCTTGTACCAATGGTCAGAAGCGATGAACTATCAGAGTGCCGAAGGATCACGGGGTATCTGCCCCGCAGGATGGCATGTCCCCCGAGAGGCGGAATTCGTCCTACTGGCCGACTTTCTGGGAGGACAGGACGTTGCAGGCGGAACGATGAAAGAGGTGGGCACCACACACTGGAATCCTCCAAATACCGGTGCCACGAATGAAAGTGGTTTTACGGGCCTTCCCGGTGGGTACAGGCTGAATACAACAGGAAATTTCACCGACCTTGGAAAATTTGGTATACTATGGTCCTCCTCATTTTTTGATGCCATGGATGGATTTGACCGCTATATGAGCTACACAAGCGATGACCTGACCAGGACACACACCAGCAAGGCGAATGGTTACTCCGTCCGCTGCCTGAAAGATTGCGAACCTCAGCCTTCCCAGTCCGATGCGGGACCAGACCAGCTTGATCTCCAGGATACTTATACAACCCTGTCGGGAAACGTTCCGGACTGTGGCACTGGTGTTTGGAAAATAATCAGCGGCACCGGAGGCATCCTGGCCGATACGCTCAACCCGGTGAGCGGTTTTCAGGGTTTGGAATTTCACGAATATGCGTTGACCTGGACAATCAGCACAATATGCGGAAGTTCAACGGATACCGTCTTTGTCAGCTTTTCCGAGGTCCCGGGCCTTCCCTGCCCGGGCCTTCCGACAGTAACCTACGCAGGTCGAACCTATAACACGGTCAGGATTGGAAACCAGTGCTGGTTGAAGGAAAACCTGGATATTGGCACGCTGGTTCCCGGAACAATCGAACAATCGAACAATGGAATCATCGAGAAGTACTGTTACAACAACGATACCGCTCTTTGCTCAATCTATGGCGGTCTTTATCAGTGGGATGAGGCCATGCAATATGTGGTCGCAGAGGGTACTCAGGGCATTTGTCCGCTCGGCTGGCATATTCCGACCAACCACGAATGGAGTGTGCTCGAAGCCCACGCCGACAGTCAGTACCCATTCGGAGATCCTGAATGGGATAAAGATTGGTGGCGGGGGCTGGATGCCGGAGGACAGCTGAAAGATACGACCGGCCTCTGGAGCGAACCCAATACAGGTGCAACCAATAAATATGGATTCACGGCGCTGCCTGCAGGGATCAGGGACCAGATCACCGGGCTCTTTGATGAGATGGACAGTTCTGCCTATTTCTGGACATCAACCCGAACAGAGATGGAATTCATCATTTTACGATTACTGGATTTCCAGCACAGCAACATACTGCGGTATAGTTACAGTTACGAACACCCGGGTCATTCGATTCGCTGCATAAGAGGCTGCTGGCCACCGCCCTCTCAGGCTGATGCCGGCCTTGATCAAAATGATGTTCCGGGAACATTCACAACCCTCACGGGAAATACACCCGCCTATGGTACCGGAGTATGGCTCCTGATCAACGGTACCGGAGGCACAATCCTGGATACGCTGAATCCGGCAAGTGGATTCCTGGGACAAATTGACAGCACCTATGTGCTTACCTGGACCATCAGCAATGATTGCGGAAGTTCTGTAGATACTGTACAGGTCAATTTTGTTTTCAATTGCGGCGATCCATTGACCGATTCCCGTGATGGTCAATCCTATGCCACCGTCCTGGTCGGTACACAATGCTGGATGGCTGAGAACCTGAACATTGGGATACGCATGAACAGTACAACCGGGGGATACCAGCAAACCGACAACGATACCATTGAGAAATACTGCTACAACAATGATCCGGCCCAGTGCATGGTTTACGGGGCACTGTATGAGTGGCCTGAAGCCATGAACTATGTCACCCAGGAAGGGACGCAGGGCATCTGTCCTCCAAACTGGCACATACCCACCGACACGGAGTGGAAAATCCTTACCGGAACCGTTGACACTGAATTTCCCGCAGGAGATCCGGAATGGAACAAAACCGGCTGGTGTGGTTCGGATGCAGGAGGCAATCTGAAAGAGACAGGATTCGTCCATTGGGACGATCCCAACACCGGGGCAACAAATTCGAGTGGCTTTACAGGACTGCCCGGTGGTTACCGCAGCATCTACGACGGAGACTTTGAAGAAAGGAATACACTCGGTACGTTCTGGTCATCCTCTCAGGAGAACGAAATAAATGCCTGGAGTCGCTACCTGCATTACAATGATGCCAGGATCAGCCGTTTCCTGTGCGATAAAGTCGATGCATTCAGTGTGCGATGCCTCAAAGATGACTAA
- a CDS encoding GPP34 family phosphoprotein produces MKSFLTIPEEVYLLPIHEKGGQKIDFKHKKFEVTLSAAILMELALRNRIDSDLEYVFPDQKVPTGDALLDEIMDWIIASQKKETISYWIIRITEYSDRIRQVILESLIRKNVLQVRKERIFPGFKTKKYPVAEGGEVKEIKSRVRDLVTGEDLPELRDMVIVSLAYYGDLLNFIFTDEEILNYQNRIEQLAKMDLIGQAISRSVKELAFVVVATMHAKELLGMKSAEEKMDELVEEMKSLFQIEKDEDLPHWLRKGTEQYGKTLAYIEETGTNEIVYNTSTGKYGLKFWSFPGQ; encoded by the coding sequence ATGAAAAGCTTCCTGACAATCCCCGAAGAGGTGTATTTACTACCCATCCACGAAAAAGGCGGGCAGAAAATCGATTTCAAACATAAAAAATTCGAAGTCACGCTCTCAGCGGCCATACTCATGGAGCTGGCCCTGCGCAACCGCATTGACTCTGACCTGGAGTATGTCTTCCCGGATCAGAAGGTCCCTACCGGAGATGCCCTGCTGGATGAGATCATGGATTGGATCATTGCATCCCAAAAAAAGGAAACCATCTCCTACTGGATCATCAGGATCACCGAATATTCCGACAGGATCAGGCAGGTCATCCTGGAAAGCCTGATCCGTAAAAACGTCCTCCAGGTAAGGAAAGAACGTATTTTCCCCGGATTTAAAACAAAAAAGTACCCTGTGGCTGAAGGAGGAGAAGTGAAAGAAATCAAGTCCAGGGTCAGGGACCTGGTCACCGGTGAGGACCTTCCGGAGCTCCGCGATATGGTGATCGTGAGCCTTGCCTACTATGGCGACCTGCTGAATTTTATTTTCACGGATGAAGAGATCCTGAATTACCAAAACAGGATTGAACAGCTGGCTAAAATGGACCTCATCGGACAGGCCATTTCCAGATCAGTGAAAGAACTGGCATTCGTGGTAGTGGCCACCATGCATGCAAAAGAACTGCTGGGAATGAAATCCGCGGAAGAAAAAATGGATGAACTGGTAGAGGAAATGAAGTCCCTGTTCCAGATCGAAAAAGATGAAGACCTTCCCCACTGGTTGAGAAAAGGGACTGAACAGTACGGAAAAACACTTGCTTACATTGAAGAAACAGGGACCAACGAAATTGTTTACAATACCAGTACCGGGAAATATGGACTGAAATTCTGGTCATTTCCCGGTCAGTGA
- a CDS encoding carbon starvation protein A, with protein MNAMPLVIAALVLFALAYRFYFSFITAKVLSLDDRKITPSGRLYDGQNYYPMSKWVLFGHHFAAIAGAGPLVGPVLACQFGYFPGFLWMLIGAVMAGSVHDVVILTASIRHDGRSLAEIARDEIKKVSSGITASLATLLIIIVALAGLGLVVVNALSESSWGTFTIAATIPIAIFMGLWMFRFRKGKTVEATVMGVIMLTLAVIFGKHIPESSIAHWFTFDHKTLTLLLAGYGFIASVLPVWLLLSPRDYLSSIMKLGVVAMLALGIIIVMPDMKMPAFTAFIKGNGPVIPGTLFPYLFITIACGAISGFHALVSSGTTPKMIMKETHIKPIAVGAMLSEGIVSILALIAAASLYPLDYFQINVSPEKFQQILPQLQAMGFIESDLTTLSAEVGENVAGRTGGAVSLAVGMAQIFSAIPGLKGLMSYWYHFAIMFEALFILTTIDAGTRIARFILQETLGKVYKPFGRTNWLPGNLIASGAVVFCWAYFIYTGSVATIWPMFGSANQLLATIALAVGTTYIVNRGKIRYAWVTLIPMAFVGITTCVACIKNMTGIYVPMLSQPDQFLQGLINLLLTIVIMTCLFIIVWDSLPLWIRAAKQQRPSLQRFPD; from the coding sequence ATGAATGCGATGCCGCTGGTGATAGCTGCACTGGTCTTGTTTGCGCTTGCTTACCGCTTCTACTTCAGTTTCATCACCGCGAAAGTCCTTTCGCTGGATGACCGGAAAATCACCCCTTCGGGGCGGCTCTATGACGGGCAGAACTATTACCCGATGAGCAAGTGGGTATTGTTTGGCCATCACTTTGCTGCCATTGCCGGTGCCGGCCCGCTGGTGGGTCCTGTACTGGCCTGCCAGTTTGGTTATTTTCCGGGTTTTCTGTGGATGCTTATTGGAGCCGTGATGGCCGGATCGGTTCACGATGTGGTGATCCTGACTGCGTCCATCCGCCACGATGGGCGTTCACTGGCCGAAATTGCCAGGGATGAGATCAAAAAAGTATCGAGTGGGATTACGGCTTCACTTGCTACACTTTTGATTATCATTGTAGCCCTGGCAGGGCTGGGACTGGTGGTGGTCAATGCCCTTTCGGAAAGTTCGTGGGGAACCTTCACGATCGCCGCCACGATTCCGATTGCCATTTTCATGGGACTGTGGATGTTCCGGTTCAGGAAAGGAAAAACGGTTGAAGCCACGGTAATGGGAGTCATTATGCTGACATTAGCCGTCATTTTCGGCAAGCACATTCCGGAATCTTCCATCGCCCACTGGTTTACGTTTGATCATAAGACATTGACCCTTCTTCTGGCCGGTTACGGTTTCATTGCTTCGGTCCTTCCTGTCTGGCTGCTATTGTCACCGCGCGACTACCTGAGTTCGATCATGAAGCTGGGTGTGGTGGCAATGCTGGCACTGGGCATCATCATTGTCATGCCTGACATGAAGATGCCTGCCTTCACGGCTTTTATCAAAGGAAACGGCCCGGTCATACCCGGTACCCTTTTCCCCTACCTGTTTATTACGATCGCCTGCGGTGCCATTTCGGGATTTCATGCCCTGGTCAGCTCCGGAACCACTCCGAAGATGATCATGAAAGAAACGCATATCAAACCTATCGCCGTTGGGGCAATGCTTTCAGAGGGAATCGTCAGCATCCTGGCACTGATTGCCGCTGCAAGCCTGTATCCCCTCGATTATTTTCAGATCAACGTTTCACCCGAAAAATTCCAGCAGATCCTTCCACAGCTCCAGGCCATGGGATTCATCGAGTCAGATCTGACCACACTTTCGGCGGAAGTGGGCGAAAATGTCGCTGGCCGGACGGGCGGGGCAGTCTCCCTGGCCGTGGGAATGGCCCAGATCTTTTCCGCCATACCGGGCTTGAAAGGGCTGATGTCGTACTGGTATCACTTTGCGATCATGTTTGAAGCGTTGTTCATCCTGACAACCATCGACGCCGGAACGCGAATCGCCCGCTTCATCCTGCAGGAAACCCTGGGAAAGGTTTACAAACCATTCGGACGAACCAACTGGTTGCCCGGTAACCTGATCGCCAGCGGTGCCGTGGTTTTTTGCTGGGCTTATTTCATCTACACGGGAAGCGTGGCAACGATATGGCCTATGTTCGGCAGTGCCAACCAGCTGCTGGCCACCATTGCACTGGCAGTGGGCACAACCTATATCGTCAACCGGGGCAAGATCAGGTACGCCTGGGTCACCTTGATCCCAATGGCATTCGTAGGCATAACCACCTGTGTCGCCTGTATCAAAAACATGACCGGAATCTATGTCCCTATGCTTTCTCAACCGGATCAATTTCTCCAGGGACTCATCAATTTGCTGCTCACGATCGTTATCATGACCTGCCTGTTCATCATTGTCTGGGATTCATTGCCCCTGTGGATCCGTGCAGCAAAACAGCAGCGACCCTCTTTGCAGCGATTCCCTGATTGA
- a CDS encoding MFS transporter, protein MKRIKDVLEFRKGDKKVIRGWVAYDWANSVYQLTISSTIFPIYYNTVTRSGNDFTVSFFGAKVINTVLFSWAIAAAYLVVAAFSPLFSSIADYTGRRKAFMQAFTWIGALSCGALFFFNSSNVELGIIAFALGTLGYGGSIVFYNSFLPVIAEYKDQDRISARGYSMGYLGGVVLLLFNLWMIMKPEFFGIEGDSSLPARISFLTVFLWWIGFSQITFARLPKYTYRKRVQHANVYTNGYKELRMVFNYVRKSFQLRTYLTGFFFMMMGLLTVMFMAATYGEKELGFKEDVLIPTVLLIQLVGMLGAWLFARLSARIGNLKALILAVGAWILICFGAYFIMHVVGFLIAAFCIGLVMGGAQALARSTYSKMLPDTTDHTSFFSFYDVMEKLATVMGTFSFGVIEALTGSMRFSVLAVGIFFLIGIVFLLLLLIRKHQEKVLIKVR, encoded by the coding sequence TTGAAAAGAATCAAGGACGTTCTCGAATTCCGCAAGGGTGACAAGAAGGTGATCAGGGGATGGGTTGCCTACGATTGGGCCAATTCAGTGTACCAGCTGACCATCTCTTCCACTATTTTTCCGATTTATTACAATACCGTCACCCGGTCAGGTAATGACTTCACGGTATCTTTTTTCGGCGCGAAAGTCATCAATACGGTTTTATTTTCGTGGGCGATCGCTGCCGCTTACCTTGTCGTGGCTGCTTTTTCCCCTTTATTTTCCTCCATTGCTGACTATACGGGGCGGCGTAAAGCATTCATGCAGGCCTTTACCTGGATCGGCGCGCTATCGTGCGGCGCGCTGTTCTTTTTCAATTCGTCCAACGTGGAGCTTGGGATCATTGCCTTTGCGCTGGGAACGCTGGGGTATGGAGGAAGCATCGTCTTTTATAATTCTTTCCTGCCGGTCATCGCTGAATATAAGGACCAGGATCGTATCAGTGCCAGGGGATATTCGATGGGGTATCTTGGAGGCGTTGTTCTGCTGCTTTTTAACCTCTGGATGATCATGAAGCCTGAATTTTTTGGAATCGAAGGTGATAGCAGCCTGCCAGCCCGTATCTCCTTTCTTACCGTATTTTTATGGTGGATCGGGTTTTCGCAAATAACCTTCGCACGCCTGCCGAAGTACACTTACCGTAAGAGAGTGCAGCATGCAAATGTTTATACCAATGGTTACAAAGAATTACGGATGGTTTTTAATTACGTCCGCAAGTCATTTCAGTTGAGAACATACCTGACAGGTTTCTTTTTCATGATGATGGGACTGCTTACGGTCATGTTTATGGCTGCCACATACGGTGAAAAAGAGCTGGGATTCAAGGAGGATGTACTGATTCCCACCGTTTTGCTCATCCAGCTGGTAGGTATGCTGGGAGCCTGGTTATTTGCCCGACTGTCCGCCAGAATCGGCAACCTGAAGGCCCTGATTCTCGCCGTGGGTGCCTGGATCCTGATCTGTTTTGGTGCTTATTTTATAATGCATGTGGTTGGTTTTCTGATAGCTGCTTTCTGTATAGGCTTAGTCATGGGCGGGGCGCAGGCACTGGCACGCAGTACGTATTCAAAGATGCTTCCCGATACAACCGATCACACTTCGTTCTTCAGTTTTTATGATGTAATGGAGAAGCTGGCCACAGTGATGGGTACTTTCAGTTTTGGTGTCATCGAAGCTTTGACAGGTTCCATGCGTTTCTCGGTACTGGCAGTTGGGATTTTTTTTCTGATAGGGATCGTGTTTCTGTTGCTCCTGTTGATCAGGAAGCACCAGGAAAAAGTGCTCATCAAGGTGAGATAA
- a CDS encoding SDR family NAD(P)-dependent oxidoreductase — protein sequence MPTIIITGANGNLGLVVTEHLLNSGYQVIAITGPGGAGQLTAHRGLVVHEADLMDEEQTGNLVATVTDRYPDVVAAVLLVGGFATGKLQHTSDRMLEDMIRLNFHSAFHMVRPMVSFFEHKPEGGQFILIGSRPAINSSEGINFFAYSLSKAMVVKLAEFIDAEGRDKKIRAAVIVPGTIDTPANRRAMPDADFTRWVPPQNIAETIAFCLSETGKMLQHRVMIIDKH from the coding sequence ATGCCAACGATCATCATTACAGGGGCCAACGGCAACCTTGGCCTGGTTGTTACAGAACACCTGCTGAATAGTGGATATCAGGTTATTGCCATCACAGGACCCGGAGGAGCCGGACAGTTGACTGCTCACCGGGGACTGGTCGTCCACGAAGCGGATCTGATGGATGAAGAACAAACGGGTAACCTGGTTGCCACAGTGACAGACCGGTATCCGGATGTTGTGGCCGCCGTACTGCTGGTGGGAGGATTTGCCACAGGGAAACTGCAACACACCAGCGACAGGATGCTGGAGGATATGATCCGGCTGAATTTTCACTCTGCTTTTCATATGGTGCGTCCGATGGTCTCATTCTTTGAACATAAACCCGAAGGGGGACAGTTCATTCTCATTGGCTCCCGGCCAGCGATCAATTCTTCGGAAGGGATCAACTTCTTTGCCTACTCCCTGAGCAAAGCCATGGTGGTGAAACTGGCGGAGTTCATCGATGCGGAAGGCAGGGATAAAAAGATCAGGGCTGCGGTGATCGTGCCGGGCACGATTGACACCCCTGCCAACCGCAGGGCCATGCCCGATGCGGACTTTACCAGGTGGGTTCCTCCTCAAAACATTGCTGAGACCATTGCTTTCTGTTTGTCGGAAACAGGAAAGATGCTTCAGCATAGGGTGATGATCATCGACAAACACTGA
- a CDS encoding OmpA family protein: MKNTIKLVILICLMAISTGASAQIGLGKKIADKVKDRTEQKTDQAIDKGLDQIEKDIENPQGEEQQKQTTTEKKEQQKPAEQPAQTKTEPVRTETAPQEQTALQTYSKYDFIPGEKVIWFEDFSQDAVGDFPALWNTNGSAEVVTTNLFPGNWMKFDGREAIWTDALLNLPDNYTLEFDVIPVKDKEGHVPGFMMRLMQAKNVKAWDGGTAPGNGGFQFHTDYGRPFYSTWLYGTECEQLKIDGHKDDEMYKQKVDQKYHMAIWVQKSRLRLYQNEYKVFDLPKAFPTGCVKPDRIRFENGAAMVTNIRIAVGAPDTRNKLITEGKLVTYGIYFDVNKDIVKPESYGTLKEIAAALTENPDVRVKIIGHTDSDGADAANLDLSKRRAASVKNELSKGFGIDASRMETDGKGETEPVAPNDTPANKALNRRVEFLKL; the protein is encoded by the coding sequence ATGAAAAATACTATTAAGCTGGTTATTTTGATCTGCCTGATGGCAATTTCAACCGGAGCCTCTGCCCAGATCGGCCTTGGAAAGAAAATCGCCGATAAAGTGAAGGACCGTACCGAGCAAAAGACAGATCAAGCCATCGACAAGGGACTTGACCAGATCGAAAAAGATATCGAAAATCCGCAGGGAGAGGAACAGCAAAAGCAGACCACTACCGAAAAGAAAGAACAGCAAAAACCCGCTGAACAACCTGCCCAGACCAAGACAGAGCCTGTCAGGACAGAAACTGCTCCCCAGGAACAGACTGCCCTGCAAACATACTCCAAATATGATTTCATACCTGGGGAAAAGGTGATCTGGTTTGAGGATTTCAGCCAGGATGCGGTGGGGGATTTTCCGGCTCTCTGGAACACAAATGGTTCAGCAGAAGTTGTGACCACGAATTTATTTCCGGGCAACTGGATGAAATTCGATGGAAGGGAAGCCATTTGGACAGATGCACTGCTCAACCTGCCCGATAACTACACACTGGAGTTCGATGTGATCCCTGTTAAAGATAAGGAAGGTCATGTGCCTGGATTTATGATGCGGTTGATGCAGGCTAAAAATGTAAAAGCGTGGGATGGAGGTACAGCCCCGGGAAATGGAGGGTTTCAGTTCCATACTGATTATGGCAGGCCTTTTTACAGCACGTGGCTGTATGGTACAGAATGCGAGCAGTTGAAAATAGATGGTCACAAGGATGATGAAATGTACAAACAAAAAGTTGACCAGAAATATCACATGGCCATTTGGGTACAGAAGTCCAGGCTTCGCTTATACCAGAATGAGTATAAAGTGTTTGATCTGCCAAAAGCTTTTCCGACAGGCTGTGTGAAGCCCGACAGGATCAGGTTTGAAAATGGTGCTGCCATGGTGACCAACATCCGCATCGCCGTCGGGGCACCGGATACACGCAACAAGCTGATCACCGAAGGCAAGCTGGTGACTTACGGCATCTATTTCGACGTAAACAAGGATATTGTGAAACCTGAGTCCTATGGCACACTGAAAGAAATTGCAGCGGCACTGACTGAAAATCCGGATGTACGCGTGAAGATCATTGGCCACACCGATTCCGATGGTGCAGATGCTGCTAACCTAGATCTTTCCAAACGCCGCGCTGCTTCGGTTAAAAATGAGCTGAGCAAAGGATTCGGAATAGATGCCTCACGTATGGAAACCGACGGCAAAGGGGAAACAGAACCCGTGGCTCCCAATGACACGCCTGCCAATAAGGCGCTGAATCGCAGGGTCGAGTTCCTCAAGCTGTAA